A part of Agromyces protaetiae genomic DNA contains:
- a CDS encoding LLM class F420-dependent oxidoreductase, whose protein sequence is MRFGMFVPQGWRYDLVGIAPAEQWQVMHGVAAAADRDGSPWESIWVYDHFHTTPVPSPTEATHEAWSLVNAFAASTSRVRIGQMCTCMGYRNPAYLAKVAATADLISGGRVEMGIGGGWYEHEWRAYGYGFPDVPDRLKMLREGVEIMHQAWTTGSATLDGEYYRVDGAIVQPQPLQPGGIPIWIAGGGEKVTLRIAAKYASYTNFYGGIEEFARKSEILRGHTDRLGRDFDSITRSANFNTIIGTDAADVERRLAAVEARVAPYLGPDGTARYLAAFRSEAGALVGTPQQIVDRLSAARDAGLGYAIHYFPEAAYDRSGIELFEREVIPALG, encoded by the coding sequence ATGCGCTTCGGAATGTTCGTCCCTCAAGGCTGGCGGTACGACCTCGTGGGCATCGCGCCCGCCGAACAGTGGCAGGTGATGCACGGCGTCGCCGCCGCGGCGGACCGCGACGGCTCCCCGTGGGAGTCGATCTGGGTCTACGACCACTTCCACACGACCCCTGTGCCGAGCCCCACCGAGGCCACCCACGAAGCCTGGTCGCTCGTCAACGCGTTCGCCGCGTCGACCTCGCGCGTCCGCATCGGGCAGATGTGCACGTGCATGGGCTACCGCAACCCCGCCTACCTCGCCAAAGTCGCCGCGACCGCCGACCTCATCTCGGGCGGCCGCGTCGAGATGGGCATCGGCGGCGGCTGGTACGAGCACGAATGGCGGGCCTACGGCTACGGATTCCCCGACGTGCCCGACCGACTCAAGATGCTCCGCGAAGGCGTCGAGATCATGCACCAGGCGTGGACGACCGGCAGCGCGACCCTCGACGGCGAGTACTACCGGGTCGACGGCGCGATCGTGCAGCCGCAGCCCCTGCAGCCCGGCGGCATCCCCATCTGGATCGCGGGCGGCGGCGAGAAGGTCACCCTCCGCATCGCGGCGAAGTACGCGTCCTACACCAACTTCTACGGTGGGATCGAGGAATTCGCCCGCAAGAGCGAGATCCTCCGCGGTCACACCGACCGCCTCGGGCGCGACTTCGACTCGATCACGCGGTCGGCGAACTTCAACACGATCATCGGCACCGACGCGGCCGACGTCGAGCGCCGGCTCGCCGCCGTCGAGGCGCGCGTGGCACCGTACCTCGGGCCCGACGGGACCGCCCGGTACCTCGCCGCGTTCCGGTCCGAGGCGGGCGCCCTCGTCGGCACTCCGCAGCAGATCGTCGACCGGCTCTCGGCCGCGCGCGACGCCGGGCTCGGATACGCGATCCACTACTTCCCCGAAGCGGCGTACGACCGTTCCGGAATCGAGCTGTTCGAGCGCGAGGTCATCCCCGCGCTCGGGTGA
- a CDS encoding glutaredoxin family protein translates to MTIASPALTPARITMYGADWCGDCRRSKALLDRRGIDYDYVDLIATPEAADTAKAISGRTNIPVVIFPDGEHFTEPSDAELGAKLDAYAEAAA, encoded by the coding sequence ATGACCATCGCTTCCCCCGCGCTCACCCCTGCCCGCATCACGATGTACGGCGCCGACTGGTGCGGCGACTGCCGCCGGTCGAAGGCCCTCCTCGACCGCCGCGGCATCGACTACGACTACGTCGACCTCATCGCGACCCCCGAGGCCGCCGACACCGCGAAGGCCATCTCGGGCCGCACGAACATCCCCGTCGTGATCTTCCCCGACGGCGAGCACTTCACCGAGCCGAGCGACGCCGAGCTCGGCGCGAAGCTCGACGCGTACGCCGAGGCGGCCGCGTAA